A single region of the Echinimonas agarilytica genome encodes:
- a CDS encoding glycoside hydrolase family 6 protein gives MKQQHALQWLRRSIGAALLSMSASSAYAAQCEYTVDNEWNNGFVAQISITNDGNTAIDDWEISWNYSGDNRISSIWNATIAGTNPYSAEGLSWNSSIAPGATAEFGISGTKGAEAAEVPDILGDICVPANQAPIAVATSDITSGDAPLSVMFDATGSSDPDGPDGNLTYSWNFGDGTTASGDMVSHTYNSAGIYLATVTVSDGEKESSASISITAVGNEAPIASASASPVSGSAPLDVDFDASQSSDPDNGPDNLSYSWDFGDGTSGTGVSPSHTYTENGSYQATLTVTDGELSSTTIVSIFVGDVAERVDNPFVGVKYYVDPIWSAKAAAEPNGDLISGYNTAVWMDRIGAITDGIGLRGHLDEALEQNAGMFMFVVYDLPNRDCAALASNGELRIDENGFQRYQDEYIAPIVEIVSDPKYSNIRIVAIIEVDSLPNLVTNLSESDCSQADGPGGYRDGITYALNQLSQIDNIYSYVDIAHSGWLGWSDNFAAGSRLIADVIKGTDKGWDSINGFISNSANYTPVVEPFMPDANLAFAGFPIRSADFYEWNDYLEEKAYVQDWRLAMIELGAPESLGMLIDTARNGWGGAERPTQVSSATDIDTFVNESRVDRRLHRGNWCNQPGGIGFKPWAAPYEGIDAFVWVKPPGESDGISDPDFEPDPNDPAKQHDPMCDPNAPNRYNNAVGTGGMENAPHAGRWFPEQFAVLIDKAYPAASDPAGPPPPPPPPRDDCPGIDPLQPVVIAAKGTQVEIDLGCEAAIHVEFPNPIEQNLYVENNGGEFDVLVEHAGGSYVAQGHFVSQSLAGVTSVKVTRIDAATSIKLRFD, from the coding sequence ATGAAACAACAACACGCACTGCAATGGTTGAGACGATCGATAGGTGCTGCCCTCCTATCTATGTCTGCATCATCAGCTTATGCAGCACAATGTGAGTACACCGTTGACAACGAATGGAACAACGGGTTTGTCGCACAAATTAGTATCACTAATGACGGCAATACAGCTATCGACGACTGGGAGATCAGTTGGAATTACTCAGGAGACAACCGAATATCAAGCATCTGGAATGCTACTATTGCAGGCACTAACCCCTATTCAGCGGAAGGATTGTCTTGGAACAGCTCTATTGCGCCGGGAGCCACTGCAGAATTTGGGATATCCGGCACAAAAGGTGCTGAGGCTGCCGAAGTTCCAGACATTTTAGGGGATATTTGTGTTCCCGCAAATCAAGCCCCGATTGCTGTCGCAACATCAGATATCACATCAGGCGATGCACCATTGAGCGTGATGTTTGACGCGACAGGCTCATCCGATCCAGACGGCCCCGATGGTAACCTTACTTATAGCTGGAACTTTGGTGACGGCACCACTGCAAGTGGAGATATGGTAAGTCACACTTACAACAGTGCTGGTATTTACTTAGCAACCGTCACAGTCAGTGATGGTGAAAAGGAATCGTCCGCAAGTATCTCCATCACCGCTGTGGGAAATGAGGCACCTATTGCAAGTGCATCAGCATCACCTGTAAGCGGCTCTGCGCCACTTGACGTAGACTTTGATGCTTCGCAATCCTCCGACCCAGATAACGGTCCTGATAACCTCTCATATAGCTGGGATTTTGGTGACGGAACTTCGGGAACAGGTGTTTCACCCAGTCATACATACACGGAAAACGGCAGCTACCAAGCAACGTTGACTGTGACTGATGGCGAGTTAAGTTCTACCACCATCGTCAGCATATTTGTCGGTGACGTAGCCGAACGTGTCGACAATCCATTTGTTGGCGTTAAATACTATGTTGATCCAATCTGGTCTGCTAAGGCAGCAGCAGAACCCAATGGGGATCTCATTTCGGGTTACAACACTGCCGTATGGATGGATCGTATCGGAGCAATCACCGACGGAATTGGTTTGCGCGGCCACCTAGACGAAGCGCTTGAGCAGAACGCAGGCATGTTCATGTTTGTTGTGTATGACTTACCCAATCGAGATTGTGCTGCGTTAGCCTCCAATGGTGAGCTCAGAATTGATGAAAATGGCTTCCAGCGCTATCAAGACGAATACATTGCGCCAATTGTAGAGATTGTATCTGATCCGAAATACAGCAATATTCGCATCGTCGCAATTATCGAAGTGGATTCATTGCCAAACCTTGTCACTAATTTGTCAGAATCCGATTGTTCGCAAGCAGACGGCCCCGGTGGATACCGTGACGGAATTACCTACGCCCTAAATCAGCTTTCCCAGATAGACAATATCTATTCATATGTTGATATTGCTCATTCAGGTTGGCTAGGTTGGTCCGATAACTTTGCTGCTGGTTCGCGATTGATTGCAGATGTGATTAAAGGCACTGACAAAGGATGGGATAGCATCAATGGTTTCATTTCAAACTCAGCGAACTATACACCTGTGGTAGAACCATTCATGCCAGATGCGAACCTAGCATTTGCTGGTTTCCCTATTCGCTCCGCGGACTTTTATGAGTGGAATGACTACTTAGAAGAGAAGGCATATGTTCAAGATTGGCGTTTAGCCATGATCGAACTTGGCGCTCCGGAATCGTTGGGCATGTTAATCGATACCGCTCGAAATGGCTGGGGTGGCGCTGAACGTCCAACGCAAGTGAGCAGTGCAACCGACATTGACACCTTTGTCAACGAGTCTCGTGTTGATCGCCGACTCCATCGCGGAAACTGGTGTAACCAACCAGGAGGCATTGGCTTCAAACCTTGGGCAGCACCGTATGAAGGAATTGACGCTTTTGTCTGGGTGAAACCACCGGGAGAATCAGATGGCATTAGTGATCCTGACTTTGAGCCTGATCCAAACGACCCAGCAAAGCAACATGATCCCATGTGTGATCCAAACGCTCCTAACCGTTATAACAATGCAGTTGGCACGGGCGGCATGGAGAACGCTCCGCATGCAGGACGTTGGTTCCCTGAGCAATTTGCAGTACTCATTGACAAAGCTTACCCAGCAGCAAGTGATCCTGCGGGTCCGCCACCACCGCCACCACCACCGAGAGATGATTGCCCAGGCATCGACCCACTTCAACCTGTTGTTATTGCAGCAAAAGGAACACAAGTGGAAATCGATCTTGGCTGTGAAGCGGCCATTCATGTGGAGTTTCCAAACCCTATCGAGCAGAACCTATACGTTGAAAACAACGGCGGTGAGTTTGATGTGTTAGTAGAGCACGCTGGGGGTTCTTATGTGGCGCAAGGTCACTTTGTGAGCCAAAGCCTTGCTGGAGTGACGTCGGTTAAGGTCACCCGAATTGATGCGGCAACGTCCATCAAACTTCGTTTTGACTAA
- a CDS encoding helix-turn-helix domain-containing protein, producing MLQLVLFNFHDVILFITVFQCLFFSCLIFYTSSDSQFSNLLLAGLLLCTAAIPVDTLINYGAGMREWMVMHHPNWFYVFEFGYWLQGPLLLWFVRSVVYRNFKLGLWDTLYVAPCVLYFAHQLGNYHMLSDDLKAHIQQNYDLLSSEVAIFYLTLVREFLRVFFGYKAVMELRNYQTKLGHRSIQLQGHAVKGMNILAYGFLSVWVIAFLMSALILLSVEGIMAVSVGWLGLSSNYVMCALVSISMALLLDYSKQLSENEQINPQPVKSVNQVDPRHVKALESLMATEKPYLESNLTLESLAQLIRISPRNLSSIINRHYGCNFFEFVNKYRIEAAKAMLIGNDSCRDTVLDIMYNSGFKSKATFNNFFKKSEGVTPREYRKRHAQLEHEEAL from the coding sequence ATGCTTCAACTGGTACTTTTTAATTTTCATGATGTCATATTGTTCATTACAGTGTTTCAATGTCTGTTCTTCTCGTGCTTAATTTTTTATACCAGCTCAGATAGTCAATTCAGCAATCTTCTGCTGGCTGGATTACTACTTTGTACCGCAGCCATCCCGGTCGACACTCTGATTAACTACGGTGCAGGAATGCGAGAGTGGATGGTGATGCATCATCCTAATTGGTTTTATGTATTTGAGTTTGGCTACTGGTTGCAAGGCCCTCTTTTGCTTTGGTTTGTTCGGTCTGTCGTCTACCGTAATTTCAAATTGGGGTTGTGGGATACGTTATATGTGGCCCCATGCGTACTTTACTTTGCGCATCAACTTGGCAATTACCATATGTTGTCAGATGACTTGAAAGCCCACATCCAACAAAATTATGACCTGTTGAGTAGTGAAGTGGCTATTTTTTATTTGACTCTCGTGCGTGAGTTTCTTCGCGTGTTTTTTGGCTACAAAGCCGTGATGGAATTGCGCAATTATCAAACTAAGTTGGGCCATCGTTCCATACAGCTTCAAGGTCATGCGGTAAAAGGCATGAATATATTGGCTTATGGCTTTCTGTCTGTTTGGGTCATTGCTTTTTTGATGAGTGCTTTAATTCTGCTTTCTGTGGAAGGGATAATGGCCGTCAGTGTAGGGTGGTTGGGTCTTTCTTCAAACTACGTTATGTGTGCGTTAGTGAGCATTAGTATGGCGCTGTTACTTGATTACAGCAAACAGCTTTCTGAAAATGAACAGATTAATCCTCAACCGGTGAAGTCTGTGAATCAAGTTGACCCTCGTCATGTGAAGGCTCTCGAGTCACTCATGGCGACTGAAAAACCGTATTTGGAAAGCAACTTAACTCTCGAATCTTTAGCGCAACTCATTCGTATCTCGCCAAGAAATCTTTCATCGATTATCAATCGTCACTACGGGTGTAATTTTTTTGAATTCGTAAACAAGTACAGGATCGAAGCGGCTAAAGCCATGTTGATTGGTAATGATTCTTGCAGAGACACAGTACTCGATATCATGTACAACTCCGGCTTTAAGAGTAAAGCGACCTTCAATAATTTCTTCAAAAAATCAGAAGGCGTCACCCCTCGAGAGTACAGAAAACGGCATGCTCAACTTGAACATGAAGAGGCTTTGTAG